In Deinococcus irradiatisoli, the genomic stretch AATCATTTGCAGGATGCGCCGCAGCGCGTAGTTGAACATGAAGTCTCCCGGGAAGCCGGACGGAGGGCACAGACCGGCAACACGAAAGCGGCGGGAAGCGGCTGTCTTTAGGCCCTTCCCGCCGCTCGGCGCTGCGATCCGAGGTTACTTCTGGGTGTTGAGTTCGGCCGCGCCGCGCGAAGCCCAGCCCATCGCGGCGGCATTCCACGAGGGGTACAGGCTGTAGGCGGTGTAGGTGTAGTTCACCAGGCCCGGCACCTTGGTGTAGGGGTTGGCGCGGAAGTACAGCGGCAGGGACGGCACCTCGTCGGTCCAGATGGCCTGCATCTTGTCGAAGAGCTTGACGCGGGCGCCCAGATCGAACTCGGTCTTGGCCTCGTTCCAGAGCTTGTCGTAATCGGCGTTGTCGAAGTTGGGGTAGTTCTGCCCGGCGTAGGCGTTGTCCTTGCTGGGGATGTTCTGCGAGGCCCACAGGTCGCCGCGCTCCACGCTGGGGTCGTTGCTCCAGGCGTACATGAACAGGTCCCACTTGCCCTCGGCGCTGCGTGGGGCAAAGTCGCCGGAGAACACCACCGTGGAGGGGAAGTTCTGAATGTTGACGTCCACCCCGACCTGCTTCCACTGCGCCTGCAGAATCTGCTGCACCCGCTCGCGCAGCTTGTTGCCGGCGGTGGTGGTGAAGTTCAGGGACATCTTCTTGCCGTCTTTGGTCAGAATGCCGTCGGGACCGGGCTTCCAGCCGGCGGCGGCGAACAGCGCCTTGGCCTTGGCCGGATCGTAGTTGTAGTCCTTGGCGTCTTTCTTGTAGAGCTTGCCGATGGGGCTCACCCAGGTGTTGGACACCGGCTGCTTGCCCTGGAACAGCGCCTTGACCAGCGCGTCGCGGTCAATCGAATACAGCAGCGCCTGGCGCACCCGCTTGTCGGTCAGGCCCAGGCTCTGGGCGCGCGGGCCGGCGTTGGCGATGTCCACGTGCTCCCAGGTCGCGCCCGGCACGAAGTAGGTCTTGTACTTGCCGCGCTCGCTGCGCTGCGCCTCGATGGCCTGATC encodes the following:
- a CDS encoding peptide ABC transporter substrate-binding protein, whose protein sequence is MKNWLTLSALLIGSSFLGVAVAGPSNNSLIVGTSQEPPNINDPWRTNNLAVATEITWYMEAHLLGKDDSGDLYPEIATRVPTLANGDYKIVKDAKGNVVRNSVTFSIRKDAKWSDGTPITPKDFQFWLKVQQDDRVPVPTREPWDKAKITVQDADTFTVTFDPPYLFADQITSSVGLNPAPSAAMEKAWNAFDAATKNLDPKTGAKQITDEWNKFIAQFTTSRGLPKVVSGPFKPSSWRAGNSLVLTRNPNYWLTPKGGADKYLQTVQYRFIADTNTLKVNILSGQLDALSYVGLTFDQAIEAQRSERGKYKTYFVPGATWEHVDIANAGPRAQSLGLTDKRVRQALLYSIDRDALVKALFQGKQPVSNTWVSPIGKLYKKDAKDYNYDPAKAKALFAAAGWKPGPDGILTKDGKKMSLNFTTTAGNKLRERVQQILQAQWKQVGVDVNIQNFPSTVVFSGDFAPRSAEGKWDLFMYAWSNDPSVERGDLWASQNIPSKDNAYAGQNYPNFDNADYDKLWNEAKTEFDLGARVKLFDKMQAIWTDEVPSLPLYFRANPYTKVPGLVNYTYTAYSLYPSWNAAAMGWASRGAAELNTQK